CCATCGCCACGATCGACGAGACGCCGAGTCCGCGGTGAAGTGCGACGTGGTCGAACGTCGATGCTGACGCTACGCCGGACGGGCTGCCGACCGAACCGGATCGTTCATGTGACATGTGAGGCTGTTCTCCTGAGTGTGCGGCCGAGATCTTCAGATGAGGGGCTTCGACGCCTGCGTACCGCTGGCCGACATCGCTGCGCCGTCAGACGGGCAGGTCAGAAACGGATGACGGAGCGGATTCCCTTGCCTTGCTTCATCTCGTCGTAGCCGTCGTTGATCTCCTCGAGGGTGATCACCCGGGTGACGAGCGCGTCCAGGTCGATCCGGTCGTTCATGTAGTGGTCGACCAGCTGCGGGAAGTCGATCGCCGGCCGGCTCGAGCCGTAGTTCGATCCGATCAGCTTGAGCTCGGAGTCCGACATCACGAACGGATCGATCGTGATCGTCATGCCGTCCGGCACCTGGCCGGCGACGATGGCGCGCCCGCCGCGGGCCAGGGAGGCGTAGGCCGCCTCGATCGTCGTCGGGAGGCCGATGGCCTCGATGGCGACCTCGACGCCGCGGCCGTCGGTGAGCTCGGCGATGCGCTCGGCGAGGTTCTCCTTGGCCGAGTTGATGACATCCGTGGCGCCGAAGTGACGGGCCTGCTCGAGCCGCTCGTCGGAGAGGTCGACGGCGATGATCTTGCGCGCGCCGACGAGGCGGGCGCCCTGGATCGCGTTGAGGCCGACACCGCCGCAGCCGAAGACGACCACGGTCTCGTCCGGCCGGACGTTGGCGGTGTTGATCGCCGCGCCGACACCGGTGGTGACGGCACAACCGACCAGCGAGGCCTGCTCGAACGGCGCGTCCTTGCGCACGGGGATCGCACCCGACTCGGGCACCATGGCGTACTCGCCGAAGGTGCCGGCGCCGGCGAAGCTGTAGACCTCCTCGCCGTTGGCGTCGGTGATGCGCGTCCTGCCGTCGAAGGACAGGTGGTTGGCCGAGTGCTCGGCGACCTTGTCGCAGAGGACCGGCCGGCCGCTGACGCAGTAGCGGCACCGGCGGCACG
The genomic region above belongs to Nocardioides sp. QY071 and contains:
- a CDS encoding Zn-dependent alcohol dehydrogenase, coding for MTIEFKAAVFRAPNEPMSIETVSIPSTPPPGDVLVRMKASGLCHSDLHVIVGEWEVPTPMILGHEGAGVVEAVGEGVTGLAVGDHVVLTWTPPCRRCRYCVSGRPVLCDKVAEHSANHLSFDGRTRITDANGEEVYSFAGAGTFGEYAMVPESGAIPVRKDAPFEQASLVGCAVTTGVGAAINTANVRPDETVVVFGCGGVGLNAIQGARLVGARKIIAVDLSDERLEQARHFGATDVINSAKENLAERIAELTDGRGVEVAIEAIGLPTTIEAAYASLARGGRAIVAGQVPDGMTITIDPFVMSDSELKLIGSNYGSSRPAIDFPQLVDHYMNDRIDLDALVTRVITLEEINDGYDEMKQGKGIRSVIRF